A stretch of Episyrphus balteatus chromosome 2, idEpiBalt1.1, whole genome shotgun sequence DNA encodes these proteins:
- the LOC129911575 gene encoding uncharacterized protein LOC129911575, translating to MASNAFVGKLIASLVLSIVLYYFFWVFVLPFMLIEEDNIIHSFFLPLQYAFAIPAAFGVCFVGGLSVFTFYHIWDHVSFF from the exons atgGCTTCAAATGcttttgttggaaaattaatTGCCAGTCTAGTTTTATCAATCGTTCTCTATTACTTCTTCTGGGTGTTCGTTTTGCCTTTCATGCTCATTGAAGAGG ATAATATTATACATTCGTTCTTTTTGCCGCTGCAATACGCTTTTGCTATTCCAGCTGCCTTTGGCGTTTGTTTCGTTGGTGGACTATCAGTCTTTACATTCTATCACATATGGGATCACGTTAGTTTCTTTTAA
- the LOC129911574 gene encoding nicotinamide riboside kinase 1 encodes MPPQWLVIGISGITCGGKTSLALSLRDFFINRRTSRLWNSKYVISDVQLISQDDYFLPVDDLRHKWVEKLNAINFEVLTSLDMKQMLSDITWTMKGRYLAVDNSSTTTPPDYLAEITTFQNATKLNILIIEGFLIFNQPELLQICQLKFHFHLPYEKCFARRELRTYDPPDVTGYFEMCVWPFYEKNFAEFRERKDLIILNGEMCKDKIFKYVLQRINVYLSEMMTSPCLMDQ; translated from the coding sequence ATGCCACCTCAGTGGTTAGTAATTGGTATTTCGGGAATAACGTGCGGCGGGAAGACTTCATTGGCATTAAGTTTGCGTGATTTCTTTATAAATCGCCGAACTTCACGTCTTTGGAATTCCAAGTATGTCATTAGTGATGTACAATTGATAAGTCAAGATGACTATTTCCTACCTGTCGATGATTTGCGCCACAAATGGGTGGAAAAGTTGAATGCCATCAACTTTGAAGTACTAACTTCTTTAGACATGAAACAAATGTTATCTGACATCACATGGACAATGAAAGGACGCTATTTAGCTGTGGATAACTCGTCAACGACAACTCCACCAGATTACTTAGCCGAAATAACGACATTCCAAAATGCAACTAAACTAAACATTCTCATTATCGAAGGCTTCCTAATATTCAATCAGCCAGAATTGCTGCAGATTTGCCAATTGAAGTTCCATTTCCATTTGCCTTATGAGAAGTGTTTTGCGAGGCGGGAACTGCGGACATATGATCCACCTGATGTGACTGGGTATTTTGAGATGTGCGTTTGGCCGTTTTATGAGAAGAACTTTGCTGAGTTCAGGGAGCGAAAGGATTTGATTATACTGAATGGCGAAATGTGTAAAGATAAgatatttaaatatgttttgCAAAGGATTAATGTATATTTGAGTGAGATGATGACAAGTCCATGTTTGATGGAtcaatag